One stretch of Brachyhypopomus gauderio isolate BG-103 chromosome 8, BGAUD_0.2, whole genome shotgun sequence DNA includes these proteins:
- the mybphb gene encoding myosin binding protein Hb isoform X1, giving the protein MPAKAPVKKSAKVAKKEEKPPAKVEEPAPAPEPAPAPEAPPAEPAPVEAAPAEAAPPAEAPPVEAPKAPTPPPQAAAEAPPAEEVKAPTPPPPAVPTSEPLDLIVEDVNDTSVTIQWTAPANASDVGLNGYVVECCKEGTGDWKAVNEELTVSCRYIIKNQTTGDRLNIRVVAVNAGGRSTPATLADAVLVREVVDRPKIRLPRYLRQRFVKKVGEKVNLVIPFSGKPQPVVTWTKDGKPIDAKRVNIRNTDKDSIFFIREAERTDSGVYEMCVKVESVEDKIQITLQIIELPGPPAMVKIVDSWGFNVALEWTEPKDNGNTTITGYTVQKADKKTGDWFTVLEHYHRLNATISDLIMGNTYKFRVFTENKCGLSPDATVTKTTATIQKTGIDYKPPEYKEHDFSEAPKFTTPMQDRCTTVGYSTKLLCSVRGFPKPKIQWMKNQMIIGDDPKYRQINNQGICSLEIRKPGNFDGGVYTCKAVNTLGEAVVTCKLEVKQPVNPERS; this is encoded by the exons ATGCCGGCAAAAGCCCCCGTTAAGAAATCGGCCAAAGTGGCCAAGAAGGAGGAAAAGCCACCGGCCAAAGTGGAGGAACCAGCACCAGCACCTGAACCCGCGCCGGCCCCGGAGGCCCCCCCCGCGGAGCCCGCTCCAGTGGAGGCAGCGCCTGCCGAGGCGGCCCCCCCTGCCGAGGCTCCACCAGTGGAGGCACCCAAGGCACCGACACCCCCTCCTCAAGCAG CCGCCGAAGCTCCACCAGCAGAGGAGGTCAAAGCTCCTACACCGCCTCCTCCTGCAG TACCCACcagtgaacccctggatctgatCGTGGAGGACGTCAACGACACGTCAGTCACCATCCAGTGGACGGCGCCCGCTAATGCCAGTGACGTGGGACTGAACGGATATGTAGTGGAGTGCTGCAAAGAAGGAA CCGGTGATTGGAAGGCTGTTAATGAGGAGCTCACTGTGTCCTGCCGTTATATCATTAAGAACCAGACCACTGGCGACCGCCTCAACATCAGAGTGGTGGCGGTGAACGCCGGCGGCCGAAGCACGCCCGCCACGTTAGCCGATGCTGTCTTGGTCAGAGAGGTCGTTG ATCGCCCCAAGATTCGCCTGCCACGTTACCTGAGGCAGCGTTTTGTCAAGAAGGTCGGAGAGAAGGTCAACCTCGTCATCCCCTTCAGT GGTAAACCTCAACCTGTGGTCACCTGGACAAAAGATGGGAAGCCAATTGATGCTAAGAGAGTGAACATCCGTAACACCGACAAAGACAGCATATTTTTTATCCGTGAGGCAGAGAGAACTGACTCTGGTGTCTACGAGATGTGTGTTAAGGTGGAGAGCGTTGAGGACAAAATCCAGATCACTCTGCAGATTATTG AGTTGCCTGGTCCACCAGCCATGGTGAAGATTGTGGACAGCTGGGGTTTCAATGTTGCTCTGGAATGGACAGAGCCAAAAGACAATgggaacaccaccatcacaggaTACACAGTCCAGAAAGCCGACAAAAAGACTGGG GACTGGTTCACAGTGTTGGAGCACTACCACCGGCTGAATGCCACCATCTCAGACCTCATCATGGGAAACACCTACAAATTTAGGGTCTTTACTGAGAACAAGTGTGGACTCAGCCCAGATGCCACTGTTACAAAGACTACTGCCACCATCCAGAAGACAG GTATCGATTATAAGCCACCAGAGTACAAGGAACACGACTTCAGTGAGGCACCCAAGTTTACTACCCCCATGCAGGACCGTTGCACCACTGTGGGGTACTCCACAAAACTGCTGTGCTCCGTCAGAGGTTTCCCCAAG CCCAAGATCCAGTGGATGAAGAATCAAATGATCATCGGTGATGACCCCAAGTACAGGCAGATCAACAACCAGGGCATCTGCTCCCTGGAGATCCGCAAGCCCGGCAACTTCGACGGTGGCGTGTACACCTGCAAGGCCGTCAACACCCTCGGAGAGGCTGTTGTCACCTGCAAGCTGGAGGTCAAAC AGCCAGTGAATCCTGAACGCTCATAA
- the mybphb gene encoding myosin binding protein Hb isoform X2, whose product MPAKAPVKKSAKVAKKEEKPPAKVEEPAPAPEPAPAPEAPPAEPAPVEAAPAEAAPPAEAPPVEAPKAPTPPPQAVPTSEPLDLIVEDVNDTSVTIQWTAPANASDVGLNGYVVECCKEGTGDWKAVNEELTVSCRYIIKNQTTGDRLNIRVVAVNAGGRSTPATLADAVLVREVVDRPKIRLPRYLRQRFVKKVGEKVNLVIPFSGKPQPVVTWTKDGKPIDAKRVNIRNTDKDSIFFIREAERTDSGVYEMCVKVESVEDKIQITLQIIELPGPPAMVKIVDSWGFNVALEWTEPKDNGNTTITGYTVQKADKKTGDWFTVLEHYHRLNATISDLIMGNTYKFRVFTENKCGLSPDATVTKTTATIQKTGIDYKPPEYKEHDFSEAPKFTTPMQDRCTTVGYSTKLLCSVRGFPKPKIQWMKNQMIIGDDPKYRQINNQGICSLEIRKPGNFDGGVYTCKAVNTLGEAVVTCKLEVKQPVNPERS is encoded by the exons ATGCCGGCAAAAGCCCCCGTTAAGAAATCGGCCAAAGTGGCCAAGAAGGAGGAAAAGCCACCGGCCAAAGTGGAGGAACCAGCACCAGCACCTGAACCCGCGCCGGCCCCGGAGGCCCCCCCCGCGGAGCCCGCTCCAGTGGAGGCAGCGCCTGCCGAGGCGGCCCCCCCTGCCGAGGCTCCACCAGTGGAGGCACCCAAGGCACCGACACCCCCTCCTCAAGCAG TACCCACcagtgaacccctggatctgatCGTGGAGGACGTCAACGACACGTCAGTCACCATCCAGTGGACGGCGCCCGCTAATGCCAGTGACGTGGGACTGAACGGATATGTAGTGGAGTGCTGCAAAGAAGGAA CCGGTGATTGGAAGGCTGTTAATGAGGAGCTCACTGTGTCCTGCCGTTATATCATTAAGAACCAGACCACTGGCGACCGCCTCAACATCAGAGTGGTGGCGGTGAACGCCGGCGGCCGAAGCACGCCCGCCACGTTAGCCGATGCTGTCTTGGTCAGAGAGGTCGTTG ATCGCCCCAAGATTCGCCTGCCACGTTACCTGAGGCAGCGTTTTGTCAAGAAGGTCGGAGAGAAGGTCAACCTCGTCATCCCCTTCAGT GGTAAACCTCAACCTGTGGTCACCTGGACAAAAGATGGGAAGCCAATTGATGCTAAGAGAGTGAACATCCGTAACACCGACAAAGACAGCATATTTTTTATCCGTGAGGCAGAGAGAACTGACTCTGGTGTCTACGAGATGTGTGTTAAGGTGGAGAGCGTTGAGGACAAAATCCAGATCACTCTGCAGATTATTG AGTTGCCTGGTCCACCAGCCATGGTGAAGATTGTGGACAGCTGGGGTTTCAATGTTGCTCTGGAATGGACAGAGCCAAAAGACAATgggaacaccaccatcacaggaTACACAGTCCAGAAAGCCGACAAAAAGACTGGG GACTGGTTCACAGTGTTGGAGCACTACCACCGGCTGAATGCCACCATCTCAGACCTCATCATGGGAAACACCTACAAATTTAGGGTCTTTACTGAGAACAAGTGTGGACTCAGCCCAGATGCCACTGTTACAAAGACTACTGCCACCATCCAGAAGACAG GTATCGATTATAAGCCACCAGAGTACAAGGAACACGACTTCAGTGAGGCACCCAAGTTTACTACCCCCATGCAGGACCGTTGCACCACTGTGGGGTACTCCACAAAACTGCTGTGCTCCGTCAGAGGTTTCCCCAAG CCCAAGATCCAGTGGATGAAGAATCAAATGATCATCGGTGATGACCCCAAGTACAGGCAGATCAACAACCAGGGCATCTGCTCCCTGGAGATCCGCAAGCCCGGCAACTTCGACGGTGGCGTGTACACCTGCAAGGCCGTCAACACCCTCGGAGAGGCTGTTGTCACCTGCAAGCTGGAGGTCAAAC AGCCAGTGAATCCTGAACGCTCATAA